One genomic segment of Cellulophaga sp. HaHaR_3_176 includes these proteins:
- the purL gene encoding phosphoribosylformylglycinamidine synthase, with protein MIHFFGDATSKVFVVQTKNELSEENITKLSWLFGNQSKINAASLDAFFVGPRAAMITPWSTNATEITQNMGIEGIIRIEEFKASTETATDFDPMLLQKFNGLNQDIFTIAITPEAILEIEDIAAYNQKEGLALNDEEVDYLNQLAKKLGRKLTDSEVFGFSQVNSEHCRHKIFNGTFVIDGKEMPSSLFKLIKKTSIENHNDIISAYKDNVAFVKGPKVVQFAPISADKPDFYQEKDFDSVISLKAETHNFPTTVEPFNGAATGAGGEIRDRLAGGKGSLPLAGTAVYMTAYSRLEENRKWENGMPEREWLYQTPMDILIKASNGASDFGNKFGQPLITGSVLTFEHNETSTNNRRRLGYDKVIMQAGGIGYGKADQAIKDKPEAGDKIVILGGDNYRIGMGGAAVSSADTGEFSAAIELNAVQRSNPEMQKRAANAVRGMVESDKNTIVSIHDHGAGGHLNCLSELVEETGGKIDLDKLPVGDPTLSAKEIIGNESQERMGLVIGKKDIDLLSRIADRERSPMYEVGDVTGDDRFTFESKTTGEKPMDLALEDMFGSSPKTIMTDKTVARNYDNPEYSLEFFHDYLDQVLQLEAVASKDWLTNKVDRCVGGKVAKQQCAGPLQLPLNNCGVMALDYKGKEGIATSIGHSPISGLIDPAAGSKNSITEALTNLIWAPLKEGLKSVSLSANWMWPCKNEGEDARLYEAVQAVSDFSIALGINVPTGKDSLSMKQKYKDGDVISPGTVIISAAGNCDDITKVVEPVLQKSGGSIYYINLSKDNYKLGGSSFSQTLNKIGNEAPTVTDASYLKNTFNTIQSLIRDGQIVAGHDVASGGLITTLLELCFADVNLGANLNLTDLGEEDTIKLLFSENAGIVFQAKNDTIESVLKEALIDFKKIGTVVTESTLTIKNNGMEMGLNVSTLRDTWFKTSYLLDNKQTANGLAKDRFENYKNQALTYKFPNEFNGKLPEFKGTKPKAAILREKGSNSEREMANAMYLAGFDVKDVHMTDLISGRETLEDIQFIGAVGGFSNSDVLGSAKGWAGAFKYNEKANTALKNFFARPDTLSVGICNGCQLFMELDLINPEHHTHGKMTYNDSNKHESNFTSVEIQQNNSVMLSSLEGLKLGVWISHGEGKFNLPLSESDYSIVAKYGYDSYPANPNGSDFNTAMLCDKTGRHLVTMPHFERSTFPWNWAHYPTDRNDEVSPWLQAFVNARIWIEDQK; from the coding sequence ATGATTCACTTTTTCGGGGATGCAACCAGTAAAGTTTTTGTAGTACAAACCAAAAACGAACTTTCAGAAGAAAACATAACAAAACTATCTTGGTTATTTGGCAACCAATCTAAAATAAATGCGGCGTCTCTTGACGCCTTTTTTGTTGGCCCAAGAGCTGCTATGATTACTCCATGGAGTACAAATGCGACTGAAATTACTCAGAATATGGGTATTGAAGGCATTATTAGAATTGAAGAATTTAAAGCTTCTACGGAGACTGCTACAGATTTCGATCCAATGCTTTTGCAAAAATTTAACGGTTTAAATCAAGATATTTTTACCATTGCAATAACTCCTGAAGCTATTCTTGAAATTGAAGATATAGCAGCATATAATCAAAAAGAAGGATTAGCTTTAAATGATGAAGAGGTTGACTACCTTAATCAACTAGCTAAAAAATTAGGTCGTAAACTTACAGATTCTGAAGTTTTTGGTTTTAGTCAAGTAAACTCAGAACACTGTCGTCATAAAATTTTCAACGGTACTTTTGTTATTGATGGAAAAGAAATGCCTTCTTCACTTTTCAAATTGATTAAGAAAACATCAATAGAAAACCATAACGATATTATATCGGCGTATAAAGATAATGTTGCTTTTGTAAAAGGACCAAAAGTGGTTCAATTTGCGCCAATAAGTGCTGATAAGCCAGATTTTTATCAAGAAAAAGACTTTGATTCTGTTATTTCTTTAAAAGCAGAAACTCACAATTTCCCGACAACGGTTGAGCCTTTTAATGGTGCAGCTACAGGTGCTGGCGGAGAAATTAGAGACAGATTAGCTGGTGGAAAAGGTTCTTTACCTTTAGCTGGTACAGCAGTGTACATGACTGCCTATTCTCGTTTAGAAGAAAATAGAAAATGGGAAAACGGAATGCCAGAGCGTGAATGGTTGTACCAAACACCAATGGATATTTTAATAAAAGCATCAAATGGAGCTTCTGATTTTGGAAACAAATTCGGACAGCCATTAATTACTGGTTCTGTATTAACTTTTGAACATAATGAAACTTCTACTAATAACAGAAGAAGATTGGGTTACGATAAAGTAATTATGCAAGCTGGTGGTATTGGGTACGGTAAAGCTGACCAAGCTATAAAAGACAAACCTGAAGCCGGTGATAAAATTGTAATACTTGGTGGTGATAATTATAGAATAGGAATGGGTGGTGCAGCAGTATCTAGTGCTGATACTGGTGAATTTAGCGCTGCTATAGAGTTGAATGCCGTTCAACGTTCTAACCCTGAAATGCAAAAACGAGCAGCAAATGCTGTTCGTGGAATGGTTGAAAGTGATAAAAACACTATTGTTTCTATCCACGATCACGGTGCTGGTGGTCATTTAAATTGTTTATCTGAATTAGTTGAAGAAACTGGTGGAAAAATAGATTTAGATAAATTACCTGTTGGTGACCCAACACTTTCTGCAAAAGAAATTATTGGTAACGAATCTCAAGAACGTATGGGGTTGGTTATTGGTAAAAAAGATATTGATTTATTATCTCGTATTGCAGATCGTGAGCGCTCTCCTATGTATGAAGTTGGTGATGTAACTGGTGATGATAGATTTACTTTTGAATCTAAAACAACTGGAGAAAAACCAATGGATTTGGCTTTAGAGGATATGTTTGGTAGCTCTCCGAAAACAATAATGACAGATAAAACTGTAGCAAGAAACTATGATAACCCTGAATATTCATTAGAATTTTTTCATGATTATCTAGATCAAGTTTTACAATTAGAAGCTGTTGCTAGTAAAGACTGGTTAACAAATAAAGTTGACCGTTGCGTTGGTGGTAAAGTTGCCAAACAACAATGCGCTGGCCCATTACAATTACCATTAAATAACTGTGGTGTAATGGCCTTAGATTATAAAGGAAAAGAAGGTATTGCTACATCAATTGGCCACTCCCCTATTTCTGGATTGATTGACCCTGCTGCTGGTAGTAAAAACAGTATCACAGAAGCTCTTACAAATCTTATATGGGCACCTTTAAAAGAAGGTTTGAAATCAGTTTCATTATCTGCAAACTGGATGTGGCCCTGTAAAAATGAAGGTGAAGACGCTCGTTTATATGAAGCTGTACAAGCTGTTTCTGATTTTTCAATTGCGTTAGGTATTAATGTACCTACAGGAAAGGATTCTCTTTCTATGAAGCAAAAATATAAAGATGGTGATGTCATATCTCCAGGTACTGTAATAATTTCTGCTGCAGGTAATTGCGATGATATTACTAAGGTTGTAGAACCTGTTTTACAAAAAAGTGGTGGTTCTATCTATTACATCAACTTATCAAAAGACAACTATAAATTAGGAGGTTCATCCTTTTCTCAAACTTTAAATAAAATAGGTAATGAAGCACCTACCGTTACTGATGCTTCTTATTTAAAAAATACATTTAACACTATTCAATCTTTAATTAGAGACGGACAAATAGTTGCTGGTCATGATGTTGCTTCTGGTGGTTTAATTACTACTCTTTTAGAGCTATGTTTTGCTGATGTAAATTTAGGTGCTAATTTAAACCTAACTGATTTAGGTGAAGAAGATACTATAAAATTACTTTTCTCTGAAAATGCAGGTATCGTTTTTCAAGCAAAAAACGATACTATCGAAAGTGTTTTAAAAGAGGCTCTAATCGATTTTAAAAAAATAGGAACTGTTGTTACTGAAAGTACATTAACCATTAAAAATAATGGAATGGAAATGGGATTAAACGTTTCTACTTTGCGTGATACTTGGTTTAAAACATCTTACTTATTAGACAATAAGCAAACTGCAAATGGTTTAGCTAAAGATCGTTTTGAAAATTATAAAAACCAGGCTTTAACGTATAAATTCCCAAATGAATTTAATGGTAAATTACCTGAATTTAAAGGAACAAAGCCTAAAGCTGCTATTTTAAGAGAAAAAGGTAGTAACTCAGAACGAGAAATGGCAAATGCTATGTACTTAGCCGGTTTTGACGTAAAAGATGTTCACATGACTGATTTAATTTCTGGTCGCGAAACTTTAGAAGACATTCAGTTTATTGGTGCTGTTGGTGGTTTTTCTAATTCAGATGTTTTAGGAAGCGCTAAAGGTTGGGCTGGAGCTTTTAAATACAATGAAAAAGCTAACACTGCATTGAAAAATTTCTTTGCAAGACCTGATACTTTATCTGTTGGTATTTGTAATGGTTGTCAATTATTTATGGAGTTAGATCTTATAAATCCTGAACACCATACACATGGTAAAATGACGTATAACGATTCTAACAAACACGAAAGTAACTTTACATCTGTAGAAATTCAACAAAACAATTCTGTTATGCTTTCATCTCTTGAAGGTTTAAAATTAGGAGTTTGGATTTCTCATGGTGAAGGAAAGTTTAATTTACCGCTTTCAGAATCAGATTATTCAATTGTAGCCAAATATGGTTATGATAGCTATCCTGCTAACCCAAATGGTAGCGATTTTAATACTGCTATGCTATGTGATAAAACTGGAAGACATTTAGTTACAATGCCTCATTTTGAACGCTCTACATTCCCTTGGAATTGGGCTCACTACCCAACTGATAGAAATGATGAAGTATCACCTTGGTTACAAGCTTTTGTAAATGCAAGAATATGGATTGAGGATCAGAAATAA
- a CDS encoding RsmB/NOP family class I SAM-dependent RNA methyltransferase, which translates to MKLHRNLVFAVVDALNLIFNEGEYADKVVQKVLKFDKRWGARDRGFIAETTYEIVRYKRLYTEIAEVKAPFSRPNCFRLFAVWAVLRGIELPDWKQIETVPTRKIKGRFDELTKIRKFKESIPDWIDELGEKSLGDKRWTKEIHALNQQADVILRANTLKTTKEELRKILLENGVDCEPIKGYKDALKLVERGNVFRTDAFQNGFFEVQDASSQLVAEYLDVQPGQRVIDTCAGAGGKTLHIAALMENKGQLIAMDIYENKLKELKRRAKRNGAFNIEPRVIDSTKVIKKLTGKADRILIDAPCTGLGVLRRNPDAKWKLQPEFLEKIKATQQEILRSYSRMLKPEGKMVYATCSVLPQENNDQVKSFLASEEGRDFRLVKENKVSAAESGYDGFYMALLEKIPAKA; encoded by the coding sequence ATGAAACTACATAGAAATTTGGTGTTTGCCGTTGTTGATGCCTTAAACCTAATTTTTAATGAGGGTGAATATGCTGATAAAGTAGTTCAGAAAGTATTAAAATTTGATAAGCGATGGGGAGCTCGTGATAGAGGCTTTATTGCCGAAACTACCTATGAAATAGTTCGTTACAAACGTTTATATACTGAAATAGCAGAAGTAAAAGCACCTTTTAGCAGACCTAATTGTTTTAGATTGTTTGCTGTTTGGGCTGTTTTAAGAGGTATTGAATTACCAGATTGGAAACAAATTGAAACTGTACCTACAAGAAAAATTAAAGGAAGGTTTGATGAATTAACTAAGATTAGAAAGTTCAAAGAATCTATTCCTGATTGGATTGATGAATTAGGAGAAAAATCTTTAGGAGACAAACGTTGGACTAAAGAGATACATGCTTTAAACCAACAAGCAGATGTTATTTTAAGAGCAAATACTTTAAAAACGACTAAAGAAGAGTTAAGAAAAATTCTTCTCGAAAATGGAGTAGATTGTGAGCCTATAAAGGGATATAAAGATGCTTTAAAATTAGTTGAGCGTGGAAATGTTTTTAGAACTGATGCTTTTCAAAACGGCTTTTTTGAAGTTCAAGATGCTTCATCTCAATTAGTTGCTGAATACTTAGATGTACAACCAGGCCAAAGAGTTATAGATACTTGTGCTGGTGCAGGAGGTAAAACATTACATATTGCTGCTTTAATGGAAAATAAAGGGCAATTGATTGCAATGGATATTTATGAAAATAAATTGAAAGAGTTAAAGCGTAGAGCTAAACGTAATGGTGCTTTTAATATAGAACCAAGAGTAATAGACTCTACCAAAGTAATTAAAAAATTAACAGGCAAAGCAGATCGTATTTTAATTGATGCTCCATGTACTGGTTTAGGTGTTTTACGAAGAAACCCTGACGCTAAATGGAAATTGCAACCTGAATTTTTAGAAAAAATAAAAGCTACTCAGCAAGAAATTTTGAGAAGCTATAGCAGAATGCTTAAACCAGAAGGTAAAATGGTTTATGCTACTTGTTCTGTTCTTCCTCAAGAAAATAATGACCAAGTAAAATCATTTTTAGCTTCAGAAGAAGGTAGAGATTTTAGACTTGTTAAAGAGAATAAAGTATCGGCTGCAGAAAGTGGCTATGATGGTTTTTACATGGCTCTTTTAGAAAAAATTCCTGCTAAAGCATAA
- a CDS encoding T9SS type A sorting domain-containing protein gives MKQFYLPITFLLDVNKLIFVILLMISNSIQAQSEPFECDFNAYLFQYNDIYALDLASGGSYLVAENITEGNINAAAYNSADGYIWGYLSSPSKSIVRIGKNYEPEIYTIPEIPNTNNKYVGDITIDGIYYLRSGGTTYYAIDLNPESNSYLEFIGSYTLNKNISIHDWAFNAVDGKLYSVEKNTNHLYRITAETGEVEDLGLVPILAGFSYTYGAVYFDIDGNFYVSANQTGSVYKINNVQLAGLNVMVSNIFAFGPASASNDGARCPTAPVPQEDCRNGVDDDGDGLVDCDDPSCSGISLCPTVTTTSGGNDGGLESNDRLSNLINKRNFNRASTNYKFDKLSAKAIKKSFNYKRKGGFSSKEIPLSTLVPLGIIGESSTIESSPADLIELTNASDIFSVDYLKDTETVSALMIIKTENKVYEHSKFICDRFLGAELLSVSNIQIRENNFIKSIIKQADGNTEFALTFSVRMNEANEFIVESHWNIDAYEKDSSFYNFQIWSNSVDDLYKLGEEILNLLEVNNPIKQYKSSTPPPVFIKSASYQKGNINLELINNNNSNLITLEGGMKKTETSSTNNLSLSTEINSRLESLSVETGPLFDFGFRIQNEKGDTPDDLFVADAPWGLDNSAENTTIESYEVLQNNESYAYSGYRVERNVYLKGNTSSYLGVYRALTPRFKAVDLSKYKKMNFMASGSGTLEVKILKGNGSYYTSKVNLTEEIKEIEMLATDFKNEAGVETDFADLKVLLFNISSSDGTMQEKEITISEIDFNNRSEIVDKPIVKEKLNTKALVYPNPLVAETKLYFSTENQGSYTLDFFTLSGMLLSNHSISGEYLEGANEILIQRKNLSPGIYFYKLASSSNQIWSGKIIVK, from the coding sequence ATGAAACAATTTTACTTACCTATTACCTTTTTATTAGATGTTAATAAATTGATATTTGTTATTTTATTAATGATAAGTAATTCAATTCAAGCACAATCAGAGCCGTTTGAATGTGATTTTAATGCTTATTTATTTCAATATAATGATATTTATGCATTAGACCTTGCTTCTGGGGGGTCATATTTGGTTGCTGAAAATATTACTGAAGGCAATATTAATGCAGCAGCTTATAACAGTGCAGATGGTTATATTTGGGGATATTTATCTTCTCCATCAAAATCTATAGTAAGAATTGGAAAAAATTATGAACCAGAAATTTATACAATTCCAGAAATTCCAAATACTAATAACAAATATGTTGGTGATATTACCATAGATGGAATATATTATTTACGCTCAGGTGGAACTACATATTATGCTATTGATTTAAATCCAGAATCTAATTCTTATTTAGAATTTATAGGATCTTATACATTAAATAAAAATATCAGTATTCATGATTGGGCATTTAATGCTGTAGATGGAAAACTTTATTCTGTTGAAAAAAACACAAATCATTTATATAGAATCACAGCTGAAACTGGGGAGGTTGAAGATTTAGGTCTTGTTCCTATATTAGCTGGTTTTAGTTATACATATGGAGCAGTTTATTTTGATATCGATGGTAATTTTTATGTATCAGCAAACCAAACAGGGTCAGTTTACAAAATTAATAATGTACAATTAGCAGGATTAAACGTAATGGTATCTAATATTTTTGCTTTCGGACCGGCTAGTGCAAGCAACGACGGTGCAAGATGTCCAACAGCACCTGTGCCACAAGAGGATTGTCGAAATGGAGTTGATGATGATGGTGATGGTCTTGTAGATTGTGATGATCCATCTTGTTCAGGCATCAGTCTTTGTCCTACAGTAACTACTACATCTGGAGGTAATGATGGAGGTTTAGAAAGTAATGATAGACTTTCAAATTTAATAAATAAGAGGAATTTTAATAGAGCAAGTACCAATTATAAGTTTGATAAACTGAGTGCTAAAGCAATAAAAAAGAGTTTTAACTACAAGAGAAAAGGAGGCTTTTCGAGTAAAGAAATTCCTTTATCAACTTTAGTTCCATTAGGTATCATAGGAGAATCTTCTACAATAGAATCTTCGCCAGCGGATTTAATTGAATTAACAAATGCATCTGATATTTTTTCTGTTGATTACTTAAAAGATACAGAGACAGTAAGTGCATTGATGATAATTAAAACAGAAAATAAAGTTTACGAACACAGTAAATTTATTTGTGATCGTTTTTTAGGAGCAGAGTTGTTATCTGTTTCAAATATTCAAATAAGAGAAAATAATTTTATAAAATCGATAATTAAACAGGCTGATGGTAATACCGAATTTGCATTAACATTTTCTGTTCGTATGAACGAAGCAAATGAATTTATTGTAGAATCTCATTGGAATATTGATGCTTACGAGAAAGATTCATCGTTTTATAATTTTCAAATTTGGTCAAATTCTGTAGATGATTTATATAAATTAGGTGAAGAAATTTTAAATCTTTTAGAAGTAAATAACCCTATTAAACAATATAAAAGCTCAACACCGCCTCCTGTATTTATTAAAAGTGCTAGTTATCAAAAAGGAAATATCAACTTAGAATTAATAAATAATAACAATAGTAATTTGATTACTTTAGAAGGCGGAATGAAGAAAACAGAGACAAGCTCTACAAATAATTTAAGTTTATCTACTGAAATTAATAGTAGGTTAGAGTCATTATCTGTCGAAACAGGTCCTTTATTTGATTTTGGATTTAGAATTCAGAATGAAAAAGGAGATACACCGGATGATTTATTCGTTGCTGATGCTCCTTGGGGATTAGACAATTCGGCTGAAAATACTACCATTGAAAGTTATGAAGTTTTACAGAATAATGAAAGTTATGCTTATAGCGGCTATAGGGTAGAGCGTAACGTTTATTTGAAAGGAAATACGTCTTCTTATCTAGGTGTTTATAGAGCATTAACTCCTCGTTTTAAGGCTGTTGATTTATCTAAATATAAAAAAATGAACTTTATGGCTTCAGGTTCAGGTACTTTAGAGGTAAAAATATTAAAAGGAAATGGATCGTATTACACAAGTAAGGTGAATTTAACAGAAGAGATTAAAGAGATTGAAATGTTAGCAACTGACTTTAAAAATGAAGCAGGAGTTGAGACTGACTTTGCAGATCTGAAAGTACTTTTGTTTAATATATCTTCCTCAGACGGAACAATGCAAGAAAAAGAAATAACAATATCAGAAATTGATTTTAATAATAGATCCGAAATAGTTGATAAACCAATTGTAAAAGAAAAATTAAATACTAAAGCTTTAGTATATCCGAACCCTTTGGTCGCAGAAACAAAATTATATTTCTCTACCGAAAACCAAGGTAGTTACACTTTAGATTTCTTTACTTTAAGTGGTATGTTATTGAGTAATCATAGTATATCAGGAGAATATTTAGAGGGAGCCAATGAAATTTTAATTCAGAGAAAGAATTTATCTCCTGGAATTTATTTTTACAAATTAGCAAGTAGTTCTAATCAAATATGGAGCGGAAAAATTATTGTTAAATAA
- a CDS encoding MarR family winged helix-turn-helix transcriptional regulator, with product MKELTIDYALRATWQAVARLYNEEAKNFDTTMAVGFTLLSIDPKTGTPSTALGPKMGMEATSLSRILKSMEEKGLIIRKPNPKDGRGVLIHLTDFGLLKRKDSKDVVLIFNEVIKENVPEEKLNSFFEVIETINKLVADKKIYTKK from the coding sequence ATGAAGGAGCTTACGATAGATTATGCTTTAAGAGCGACGTGGCAAGCAGTTGCTAGGTTGTATAATGAAGAAGCTAAAAATTTTGATACAACAATGGCTGTTGGCTTTACTTTATTAAGTATAGATCCTAAAACAGGAACACCTTCAACAGCACTTGGCCCTAAAATGGGGATGGAAGCAACGAGCCTTTCTAGAATACTTAAAAGTATGGAAGAAAAAGGCTTGATTATAAGAAAGCCTAACCCTAAAGATGGGCGTGGCGTACTCATACATTTAACTGATTTTGGCTTATTAAAAAGAAAAGACTCAAAAGATGTCGTTTTAATATTTAATGAAGTCATTAAAGAAAATGTACCAGAAGAAAAATTAAATTCTTTTTTTGAAGTAATTGAAACTATAAACAAGTTAGTTGCTGATAAGAAAATTTACACAAAAAAATAA
- a CDS encoding long-chain fatty acid--CoA ligase — protein sequence MQNITRLFDFPYYQLEKYNLENSLSTKYGDKWVSTSTKEYIDKANTISRALLRLGIKADDKIALISLTNRTEWNIMDIGILQLGAQNVPIYPTISEEDYAYVLNHSEAKYCFISCAEVYEKIIAIKDQVPSLIEVYSFDELSTCKNWTELLELGEDTSNQDEVEKRKNDVKTEDLATIIYTSGTTGRPKGVMLSHENLVSNALESFKRIPIKLGTSKSLSFLPVCHVYERMLIYLYQYCGASIHYAPIDKISEFAQEVKPNVMTAVPRLLEKVYDKIIAKGADLTGIKKKLFFWAVDVGLKYEPYGQNGWWYEQKLALANKLIFSKWKAALGGELSVMASGSAALQPRLARVFNAARFGVMEGYGLTETSPVVSVNDMRKGGFKIGTVGKPLERTEVKIADDGEICIKGPQVMMGYYKDDVKTAEVLKNGYFHTGDIGEIDADGFLKITDRKKEMFKTSGGKYVAPQLLENRFKQSRFIDQIMVVGEGEKMPAAFIQPDFDFVREWAKRYKIEITTNQDLVTNEKVIARLQEEVEAANESFAKWEKVKQFRLTPDVWSIESEHLTPTMKLRRKIVKQKYIELYNDIYEH from the coding sequence ATGCAAAATATTACCAGACTTTTTGATTTTCCTTATTATCAATTAGAAAAATATAACCTTGAGAATTCACTTTCTACAAAGTATGGTGATAAATGGGTTTCGACATCTACTAAAGAATATATTGATAAAGCAAACACCATAAGTAGAGCTTTATTACGCTTAGGCATAAAAGCTGATGATAAAATTGCTTTGATTTCTTTAACAAATAGAACGGAGTGGAATATAATGGATATTGGTATTTTGCAGTTAGGAGCTCAAAATGTTCCAATATACCCTACCATTTCTGAAGAAGATTATGCTTATGTTTTAAATCATTCAGAAGCTAAATATTGCTTTATATCTTGCGCTGAAGTCTATGAAAAAATAATAGCTATAAAAGATCAAGTTCCCTCTTTAATTGAAGTCTATTCTTTTGACGAACTTTCTACATGTAAAAATTGGACTGAACTTTTAGAACTAGGAGAAGATACTTCTAACCAGGATGAAGTTGAAAAAAGAAAAAATGATGTAAAAACTGAAGATTTAGCAACTATAATATATACATCTGGTACTACTGGTAGACCAAAAGGTGTAATGCTATCTCATGAAAATCTTGTAAGTAATGCTTTAGAAAGCTTTAAAAGAATACCTATTAAATTAGGTACTTCTAAATCGCTTAGTTTTTTACCTGTTTGTCATGTATATGAGCGCATGCTTATTTATTTATATCAATATTGCGGAGCAAGCATTCACTATGCTCCTATTGATAAAATAAGTGAATTTGCGCAAGAGGTAAAACCAAATGTAATGACCGCTGTACCTAGACTTTTAGAAAAAGTTTATGATAAAATAATAGCGAAAGGAGCTGATTTAACTGGAATTAAGAAAAAACTATTCTTTTGGGCTGTTGATGTTGGCTTAAAATATGAACCATATGGTCAAAATGGGTGGTGGTATGAACAAAAGCTTGCTTTAGCAAACAAACTTATTTTTAGTAAATGGAAAGCTGCTTTAGGCGGCGAATTATCAGTAATGGCATCAGGTAGTGCTGCATTACAACCTCGCTTAGCTCGTGTATTTAACGCGGCTCGTTTTGGTGTAATGGAAGGTTATGGACTTACTGAAACATCACCTGTAGTATCTGTTAACGATATGCGTAAAGGTGGGTTTAAAATTGGTACTGTTGGCAAACCTTTAGAGCGTACCGAAGTTAAAATAGCTGATGATGGTGAGATTTGCATAAAAGGCCCTCAAGTAATGATGGGATATTACAAAGATGATGTTAAAACAGCTGAAGTTCTTAAAAATGGATATTTTCATACAGGTGACATTGGAGAAATTGATGCTGATGGTTTCTTAAAAATTACGGATCGTAAAAAAGAAATGTTTAAAACATCGGGTGGTAAATATGTTGCCCCTCAATTATTAGAAAACAGATTTAAACAATCTCGTTTCATTGATCAGATTATGGTCGTTGGAGAAGGTGAAAAAATGCCAGCTGCATTTATTCAACCAGATTTTGATTTTGTTAGAGAATGGGCTAAACGATATAAAATTGAAATTACTACTAATCAAGATTTAGTTACTAATGAAAAAGTAATTGCACGTTTACAAGAAGAAGTAGAAGCTGCAAACGAAAGTTTTGCTAAATGGGAAAAAGTAAAACAATTCAGACTTACTCCTGATGTGTGGAGTATCGAAAGTGAGCACTTAACGCCTACTATGAAATTGCGTCGAAAAATTGTAAAACAAAAATATATCGAGCTTTATAATGATATATACGAGCATTAA
- a CDS encoding oxidoreductase — MKYLFVFTLFFVIISCSEEVKYTPFKTVEIETLYEDSLSIRAIEIIGSSVAIGANNGFIGTIDLATGKVFAKNQKYDSILPEFRSIAHTSKDVFVLSVGNPALLYKTGDKGELELVYKEEDENVFYDAMTFWNDKEGIAVGDSMNGCLSLIVTRDGGETWVKQECSSLPEGIEGEGAFAASNTNIKVIGSKTWVATTSGRIYYSEDKAKTWTVTKTPIINTEATQGIYSIDFYNDTLGFAIGGDYTQPESNNENKAITTDGGKTWRLIADTAEPNYKSCVQFVPNSGGKGLVAVGFTGISYSSDMGNTWRKLSDEGFFTLRFKNDTIAYAAGKGRVSELIFK, encoded by the coding sequence ATGAAGTACTTATTTGTATTTACACTGTTTTTTGTTATCATTTCTTGTAGTGAAGAAGTTAAATATACTCCTTTTAAAACTGTCGAAATAGAGACTCTTTATGAAGATTCACTAAGTATAAGAGCTATAGAAATAATTGGTTCTAGTGTTGCAATAGGTGCAAATAATGGATTTATTGGTACAATTGATTTAGCAACAGGAAAAGTTTTTGCTAAAAATCAAAAATACGATTCTATACTACCTGAGTTTAGATCTATAGCGCATACATCGAAAGATGTTTTTGTATTATCAGTCGGTAACCCTGCCTTATTATATAAAACAGGAGATAAAGGTGAACTAGAATTGGTATATAAAGAAGAAGATGAAAATGTTTTTTATGATGCTATGACATTTTGGAATGATAAAGAAGGAATTGCAGTAGGAGATAGTATGAATGGTTGTTTATCATTAATAGTTACTAGAGATGGCGGAGAAACATGGGTTAAGCAAGAGTGCTCATCTTTACCTGAAGGAATTGAAGGGGAAGGAGCTTTTGCTGCTAGTAATACCAATATAAAAGTTATTGGTAGCAAAACATGGGTTGCAACTACTAGCGGACGTATTTATTATTCTGAAGACAAGGCTAAAACTTGGACAGTAACTAAAACTCCAATTATAAATACAGAAGCGACACAAGGTATTTACTCTATTGATTTTTATAATGATACTTTAGGTTTTGCTATTGGTGGAGATTATACACAACCAGAAAGTAATAATGAAAACAAAGCGATTACTACAGATGGAGGAAAAACATGGCGTTTGATTGCAGATACAGCTGAACCTAATTATAAAAGCTGTGTGCAATTTGTACCTAATTCAGGCGGAAAAGGATTGGTAGCTGTAGGTTTTACAGGAATAAGTTATTCAAGTGATATGGGTAATACTTGGAGAAAGTTATCTGATGAGGGATTTTTTACACTTCGTTTTAAAAATGATACTATCGCTTATGCAGCAGGAAAAGGAAGAGTTTCAGAATTAATTTTTAAATAA